Proteins from a single region of Engystomops pustulosus chromosome 5, aEngPut4.maternal, whole genome shotgun sequence:
- the LOC140134266 gene encoding uncharacterized protein, whose protein sequence is MYPGNMLLRFLLIINILLPSVTCAPIPSQKKPKAEHNEGIKSDILMSPCSATCGIGTREIWKTRGCPNKKEICFIRSEPCKRVDCGSEKNISPEKNFKIILTSFLFYAISSLTSVLFNIKLIICTVSTILVAIIIICSIIYYIRKKKEKQKKEDIELGKDEKKTAEIIVEIERHSAPPPPPPPPPPPPPPPPPPPPPPPPPPPPPPPPPPSPPLPPLTPPQPPLPPLLPPAPTPTPLPPKPPTPPPSPPPPLAPPLPTSLQPPSPTLSPSVPTPTSPPTPPPSPPTPPPSPPPSIASPIPTATFSKTPPFSPPEPHTPPPDSPPPTPPPDSPPPTPTPDSPPPTPPSLSPPFPPSAPTPTPPPPQPSLPPPSAPPPSPPPPTPPSPPQSPPPPFPPPVATPTPPPPTPPPPDPPSPPSLPPPPPTPTPYQPPPPPLPFPTSTPTPRPPIPPYVAQRASRAKANLLKELKSRYKNITDAPQKENLEEEKNPNAYLKTSAAPPSPKEPEPSNSRASLSEGSGRLF, encoded by the exons ATGTATCCAGGCAACATGCTGCTACGATTTTTGCTAATCATCAACATCCTCCTACCATCTGTGACCTGCGCCCCTATTCCCAGCCAGAAGAAACCCAAAGCCGAGCACAATGAAG GCATCAAATCGGATATTCTTATGAGCCCCTGCTCTGCCACCTGTG GAATTGGAACAAGAGAAATTTGGAAGACAAGAGGATGCCCAAACAAAAAGGAGATATGCTTCATAAGATCAGAGCCCTGTAAGAGAGTGGATTGTGGAT CGGAGAAGAACATCAGCCCAGAGAAGAATTTTAAGATCATATTAACATCATTCCTATTCTATGCCATCAGTAGCTTAACATCAGTTCTATTTAACATCAAATTAATAATCTGCACAGTTTCCACCATACTTGTCGCCATCATCATAATATGCAGCATTATATATTACATCAGGAAAAA aaAAGAGAAGCAAAAGAAAGAGGATATAGAATTAGGAAAAGATGAAAAGAAAACAGCTGAGATCATTG ttgAAATAGAAAGACATTccgctccacctcctccacccccACCTCCGCCTCCTCCACCGCCTCCACCGCCTCCTCCACCCCCACCTCCGCCTCCTCCACCGCCTcctccacccccacctcctccATCCCCACCTCTGCCTCCCTTGACTCCTCCGCAACCACCACTtccacctcttcttcctcctgcACCTACTCCCACTCCCCTTCCTCCTAAACCTCCTACTCcacctccttcccctcctccccctctagcTCCACCTCTTCCTACTTCTCTCCAACCACCATCTCCAACTCTTTCTCCTTCTGTACCTACTCCCACTTCCCCTCCTACTCCACCTCCTTCCCCTCCTACTCcacctccttcccctcctccctctatagcTTCACCAATTCCCACTGCTACTTTTTCCAAAACACCACCTTTTTCCCCTCCTGAACCTCATACTCCACCTCCAGATTCGCCccctcccactcctcctccagattcgCCTCCTCCCACTCCCACTCCAGATTcgcctcctcccactcctccttCACTATCTCCACCATTTCCTCCTTCTGCTCCTACTcccactccccctcctcctcaaccttctcttcctcccccttctgctcctcccccttctcctccacctcctaccCCTCCTAGTCCTCCCCAATCACCACCTCCACCTTTTCCTCCTCCTGTTGCTACTCCCACTCCCCCTCCTcccactccccctcctcctgaccctccttctccacctTCTCTTCCTCCGCCTCCTCCCACTCCTACCCCTTACCAACCACCACCTCCACCTCTTCCATTTCCTACATCTACTCCCACTCCTCGTCCTCCCATTCCACCTTATGTTGCCCAGAGAGCCAGCCGAGCGAAAGCTAACCTGTTAAAAGAATTAAAGAGCCGCTATAAAAACATCACTGATGCCCCACA AAAAGAAAATCTTGAAGAAGAGAAGAACCCGAACGCTT ACCTAAAAACATCTGCTGCACCTCCAAGTCCAAAAGAGCCTGAACCATCCAATTCCCGAGCCTCCTTATCCGAGGGATCGGGGAGGCTCTTTTAG